The Mesorhizobium sp. B1-1-8 genome contains a region encoding:
- a CDS encoding alpha-glucosidase/alpha-galactosidase → MSFKIAIIGAGSVGFTKKLFTDILCVPEFKDIEFALTDISEHNLGMIKAILDRIVEANNLPTKVTATTDRRKALEGARYIISCVRVGGLEAYADDIRIPLKYGIDQCVGDTICAGGILYGQRNIPVILDFCKDIREVADTGAKFLNYANPMAMNTWAAIEYGKVDTVGLCHGVQHGAEQIAEVLGAKSPKELDYVCSGINHQTWFIELRLNGRPIGKDELIAAFGAHPVYSKQEKLRIDVLKRFGVYSTESNGHLSEYLPWYRKRPDEITRWIDMSDWIHGETGGYLRYSTETRNWFETEYPQFLEAASKPIEPAKRSNEHASHILEALETNRVYRGHFNVKNNGVIANLPQDAIIESPGFVDRFGINMAAGITLPEACAATCMASINVQRMSVHAAIAGDIDLLKLAVLHDPLVGAVSTPEEVWQMVDEMVVAQAQWLPQYAHAVPAAKERLSKSRVKTREWAGAARRSVRSIEELRAEKAALKQAG, encoded by the coding sequence ATGAGTTTCAAAATCGCTATTATCGGCGCCGGCAGCGTCGGATTCACCAAGAAGCTGTTCACCGACATTCTGTGCGTGCCGGAGTTCAAGGACATCGAATTCGCGCTGACCGACATCAGCGAGCACAATCTCGGGATGATCAAGGCGATCCTCGACAGGATCGTGGAAGCAAATAATTTGCCGACCAAAGTGACGGCGACGACCGATCGCCGCAAGGCGCTGGAGGGCGCGCGCTACATCATCAGCTGCGTGCGCGTCGGCGGCCTCGAAGCCTATGCCGACGACATCCGCATTCCGCTGAAATATGGCATAGACCAATGCGTCGGCGACACGATCTGCGCCGGCGGCATCCTCTACGGCCAGCGCAACATTCCGGTGATCCTTGATTTCTGCAAGGACATCCGCGAAGTCGCCGATACCGGCGCCAAGTTCCTGAACTACGCCAACCCGATGGCGATGAACACCTGGGCGGCGATCGAATACGGCAAGGTCGATACGGTCGGGCTTTGCCATGGCGTCCAGCATGGCGCCGAGCAGATCGCCGAGGTGCTCGGCGCGAAGTCGCCAAAGGAACTCGACTATGTCTGTTCCGGCATCAACCACCAGACCTGGTTCATCGAATTGCGGCTGAACGGACGGCCGATCGGCAAGGACGAACTGATCGCCGCCTTCGGGGCGCATCCGGTCTATTCGAAACAGGAGAAGCTTCGCATCGACGTGCTGAAGCGTTTCGGGGTCTATTCGACCGAAAGCAACGGTCACCTGTCGGAATATCTGCCCTGGTACCGCAAGCGCCCCGACGAGATCACGCGCTGGATCGACATGTCGGACTGGATCCATGGCGAGACGGGCGGCTATCTGCGCTACTCGACCGAAACCCGCAACTGGTTCGAGACCGAATATCCGCAGTTCCTCGAAGCGGCGTCGAAGCCGATCGAGCCGGCCAAGCGCTCCAACGAGCATGCCAGCCACATCCTCGAGGCGCTGGAGACCAACCGCGTCTATCGCGGCCACTTCAACGTCAAGAACAATGGCGTGATCGCCAACCTGCCGCAGGACGCGATCATAGAATCGCCCGGCTTCGTCGACCGGTTCGGCATCAACATGGCCGCCGGCATCACCTTGCCGGAAGCTTGTGCCGCCACCTGCATGGCTTCGATCAACGTCCAGCGCATGTCAGTGCATGCCGCGATCGCCGGCGACATCGACCTCTTGAAGCTCGCGGTGCTGCACGACCCGCTGGTCGGCGCGGTTTCGACGCCCGAGGAGGTCTGGCAGATGGTGGACGAGATGGTCGTCGCGCAGGCTCAATGGCTGCCGCAATATGCGCATGCCGTTCCGGCGGCAAAGGAGCGGCTTTCGAAATCCAGGGTCAAGACGCGTGAATGGGCGGGCGCGGCCCGTCGCAGCGTGCGCTCGATCGAGGAATTGCGCGCCGAAAAGGCGGCGCTGAAACAGGCCGGCTGA
- a CDS encoding GNAT family N-acetyltransferase has product MNLELIIEGLAGSHDRTAFSCGVPALDRYLREQVSQDIKRRVSNCFVAANRDGAIAGYYTLAASSVPILSLPDDQTKRLPRCPILPAILIGRLAVDSRYQGQRIGSSLIIDALRRSVQAAPASFALVVDAKDEQAAAFYRKHGFTPLRSRPLSLFLPIGTALKLFGLEAIP; this is encoded by the coding sequence GTGAACCTCGAACTGATCATCGAGGGGTTGGCCGGATCGCACGATCGCACCGCATTTAGCTGCGGCGTCCCGGCGCTCGATCGTTATCTTCGCGAACAGGTAAGCCAAGATATCAAACGCCGGGTCAGCAATTGCTTTGTCGCTGCAAATCGCGATGGTGCAATCGCAGGATATTACACGCTCGCGGCATCGAGTGTGCCCATCCTGTCGTTGCCCGACGACCAAACCAAACGCCTGCCGCGCTGTCCAATCTTGCCCGCCATACTGATTGGCCGGCTCGCGGTTGACAGCAGATACCAGGGACAACGGATCGGATCGTCCCTGATCATAGATGCACTGCGACGAAGCGTGCAGGCCGCTCCTGCATCCTTTGCTCTGGTTGTCGACGCCAAGGACGAGCAGGCGGCAGCATTTTATCGCAAGCATGGTTTCACCCCACTTCGGAGCCGTCCGCTTTCACTCTTCCTGCCCATTGGGACGGCGCTGAAGCTCTTCGGCCTCGAAGCAATTCCTTAA
- a CDS encoding AraC family transcriptional regulator, giving the protein MKPQLEVVQIGRSQSFKAWEHGYPFHTVRWHFHPEYEIHHVVATTGHYFVGDFIGEFAPGNLVLTGPNLPHNWVSDVPAGAAVPLRGRVVQFSEEFFSDATKAFPELAACADVLERSRRGALFPAATAELAAPLLEELVGAQGIRRVELFLRLVDILSHAADVVELASSGYLPDPSGFMSEGINKVLAYISCHLTEPFSESDLAAIAGQSTGGFSRSFRRHTGMALVQYVKRLRINLACQLLMSEAGLSITEICYAAGYNNISNFNRQFLEQKGMPPSRFRALLSENASAEIAA; this is encoded by the coding sequence ATGAAGCCACAGCTGGAGGTCGTGCAGATAGGGCGCTCGCAATCCTTCAAGGCGTGGGAGCACGGCTATCCCTTCCACACGGTGCGCTGGCATTTCCATCCGGAATACGAAATCCACCATGTGGTTGCGACGACCGGTCACTATTTCGTCGGTGATTTCATTGGCGAGTTCGCGCCCGGCAACCTGGTGCTCACCGGTCCGAACCTGCCCCACAACTGGGTAAGCGACGTACCGGCCGGGGCGGCGGTGCCGTTGCGCGGTCGCGTCGTGCAGTTCTCGGAGGAATTCTTCTCCGATGCAACAAAGGCCTTCCCCGAATTGGCTGCATGCGCGGACGTGCTGGAACGCAGCCGCCGCGGCGCGCTGTTCCCCGCTGCAACGGCGGAGCTCGCCGCGCCCCTCCTGGAAGAGCTTGTCGGCGCTCAAGGCATTCGCCGGGTGGAACTGTTCCTTCGCCTCGTCGACATCCTGAGCCATGCCGCCGATGTGGTGGAGCTTGCCAGTTCGGGTTACCTGCCGGACCCGTCGGGGTTCATGTCCGAAGGCATCAACAAGGTGCTGGCCTACATAAGTTGCCATTTGACCGAGCCGTTCAGCGAAAGCGACCTCGCGGCAATCGCCGGCCAGAGCACCGGCGGGTTCTCGCGCAGCTTCCGCCGCCATACGGGCATGGCGCTGGTGCAATACGTAAAGCGGTTGCGCATCAACCTTGCATGCCAGTTGCTGATGAGCGAGGCCGGGCTGTCGATCACCGAGATCTGCTACGCCGCGGGCTACAACAACATCTCCAATTTCAACCGCCAGTTCCTTGAGCAGAAGGGCATGCCGCCGTCCCGCTTCAGGGCATTGCTGAGCGAAAATGCAAGCGCGGAGATTGCCGCCTAA
- a CDS encoding DUF1778 domain-containing protein, with amino-acid sequence MPNQQTRTARLEARISPDMLSIVKRAAEIQGRSVSDFVVSAAQEAAQRTIEETAIIRLSIEDQQALMEAILNPPEPNDALRKAAAAYKRLISESR; translated from the coding sequence ATGCCAAACCAACAGACCCGTACTGCTCGTCTCGAAGCCCGTATCTCGCCAGACATGTTGAGCATCGTGAAACGTGCCGCCGAAATCCAGGGCCGCAGCGTTAGCGACTTTGTGGTCTCGGCAGCTCAAGAAGCCGCCCAGCGTACCATCGAAGAGACCGCCATCATCCGCCTGTCCATTGAGGATCAGCAAGCCCTGATGGAGGCTATTCTCAACCCGCCCGAACCCAATGACGCGCTGCGCAAAGCCGCTGCTGCCTACAAACGCCTTATCTCTGAGTCTCGGTGA
- a CDS encoding glycoside hydrolase family 25 protein, protein MKKPARLLRRLALVATAMVLGTAAKASDFSEPWRSPDRALVIDAYEYNSIDWAQLATDKRIVGFINKASDGLPPPYFCFGSETDVKLCKALWKRYAVTRELFQTRKVVAKALGLKWGAYHLARPGSPVEQANNFIDFAEPSPDDLVALDLEGNDPSQWMSLEDAEEFVRQVHRRLGRFPALYTNGRTAQYIADNRYTYRLLSRLPLWYARYKPDIDVHFPMGNWQGYALWQFSAKANCGRFSCPYRVPGTPNDIDVSVAPMSADALRQQWALGGLIDVPADYLASIPVPVSRDKALAGKVTITYADVATPPTFEELVAVLGSHWSKFRDGFRMPVVKTVPQRPGFGIVQYVAWKRAGQRTPAQLDAAFAAADPVSTASTTLDRRRR, encoded by the coding sequence TTGAAAAAGCCGGCGCGCCTCCTTCGCCGCCTGGCGCTCGTCGCAACCGCGATGGTGCTGGGCACGGCGGCAAAAGCCTCTGATTTCAGCGAGCCCTGGCGGAGCCCCGACCGGGCGCTGGTGATCGACGCCTATGAATACAATTCCATCGACTGGGCACAGTTGGCCACCGACAAGCGCATCGTCGGCTTCATCAACAAGGCTTCCGACGGATTGCCGCCGCCCTATTTCTGCTTCGGCAGCGAGACCGACGTGAAACTCTGCAAGGCGCTGTGGAAGCGCTATGCGGTGACGCGCGAACTGTTCCAGACGCGCAAGGTGGTGGCCAAGGCGCTCGGCTTGAAATGGGGCGCCTATCACCTCGCCCGCCCCGGCAGTCCGGTCGAGCAGGCCAACAATTTCATCGACTTCGCCGAGCCGTCGCCGGACGATCTTGTCGCGCTCGACCTCGAAGGCAACGATCCCTCGCAATGGATGTCGCTGGAGGACGCGGAGGAATTCGTGCGCCAGGTGCATCGCCGCCTCGGCCGCTTCCCGGCGCTCTATACCAATGGCAGGACCGCCCAGTACATCGCCGACAATCGCTACACCTATCGGCTGCTGTCGCGGCTGCCGCTCTGGTATGCGCGCTACAAGCCTGACATCGACGTGCATTTCCCGATGGGCAACTGGCAGGGCTACGCGCTCTGGCAGTTTTCCGCAAAGGCGAATTGCGGCCGCTTCAGCTGCCCATACCGCGTGCCCGGCACGCCCAACGACATCGACGTCAGCGTGGCACCTATGAGCGCCGACGCACTACGCCAGCAATGGGCGCTCGGCGGGCTGATCGACGTGCCCGCCGATTATCTTGCCTCGATACCGGTGCCGGTTTCGCGTGACAAGGCGCTCGCCGGCAAGGTGACCATCACCTACGCCGACGTGGCGACGCCGCCGACCTTCGAGGAACTGGTCGCCGTGCTCGGCTCACATTGGAGCAAATTCCGTGACGGTTTTCGTATGCCGGTCGTGAAGACGGTGCCGCAGCGTCCGGGCTTCGGCATTGTCCAGTATGTCGCCTGGAAACGGGCCGGGCAGCGCACGCCGGCACAGCTCGATGCCGCCTTCGCGGCAGCCGACCCGGTCAGCACCGCCTCGACGACGCTCGACCGCCGCCGGCGCTGA
- a CDS encoding ABC transporter substrate-binding protein yields MRTLRRIGFAAGLALSVAIPAYALASEPTVPPEPATFPAEGKIHYVARDSILEFKALPEYHEPDWVTEKYVKTGKLPPVKDRLPKEPLVFKTANMPDGIGVYGDTMRHVIGGRPEGWNYGAGQTQGWGGIDIGLSECLTRTAPLFQVEAKDTEPLPNLAKSWDWSSDGHKLTMHLIEGAKWSDGAPFNADDVMFYWDDEVVDPNVSPLNGATPETFGVGTTLKKVDDYTVEWTFKEAFPRQYLYAMAYGTFCPGPSHILKPQHPKYSKNTYDQFKNAFPPDYMNMPVMGAWVPVEYRPDDIIVLRRNPYYWKVDEKGNQLPYLNELQYKLSTWADRDVQAVAGSGDFSNLEQPENFVASLKRAAEKNAPARLAFGPRLIGYNLRMNFSANGWGNPDERGQAVRELNRNEDFRKAVTMALDRKALGDSLVKGPFTAIYPGGFSSGTSFYDRKSTVYYPFDLKGAKAELAKAGLKDTDGDGIVNFPAGTAGGKNVEIVMLVNNDYTTDKSLAEGVVAQMEKLGLRVVLNGVNGTQRDAIQYSGRFDWLIRRNETELTSVVQNTEQLAPVGPKTSWNHRAPESGEVDLMPFEKDLVDIVNKFVTTQDDDQRADLMRKFQKISTEHVYNVGLTEYPGALIINKRFSNIPQGTPIYMFNWAEDSIVRERVFVAADKQAKHELYPEELPGKPGDKGPM; encoded by the coding sequence ATGAGGACCTTACGCAGAATTGGCTTTGCCGCCGGACTGGCGCTGAGCGTTGCCATTCCGGCATACGCCTTGGCTTCCGAACCGACAGTGCCGCCTGAACCGGCGACATTTCCGGCCGAGGGCAAGATCCACTATGTGGCGCGCGACTCCATTCTGGAGTTCAAGGCACTGCCTGAATATCACGAGCCCGACTGGGTGACGGAGAAATACGTCAAGACCGGCAAGCTGCCGCCGGTCAAGGACAGGCTGCCGAAGGAGCCGCTGGTCTTCAAGACCGCCAACATGCCCGACGGCATCGGCGTCTATGGCGACACGATGCGCCACGTCATCGGCGGCAGGCCGGAAGGCTGGAACTATGGCGCCGGCCAGACGCAAGGCTGGGGCGGCATCGATATCGGCCTGTCGGAATGCCTGACGCGCACGGCGCCGCTGTTCCAGGTCGAGGCCAAGGACACCGAGCCGTTGCCGAACCTCGCCAAGAGCTGGGACTGGTCGAGCGACGGCCACAAGCTCACCATGCATCTGATCGAAGGCGCCAAATGGTCCGACGGCGCGCCCTTCAACGCCGACGACGTCATGTTCTACTGGGATGACGAGGTCGTCGATCCCAACGTCTCGCCGCTGAACGGCGCCACGCCCGAAACCTTCGGCGTCGGCACGACGCTGAAGAAGGTCGACGACTACACCGTCGAGTGGACGTTCAAAGAGGCGTTCCCGCGGCAATATCTCTATGCGATGGCCTACGGCACCTTCTGCCCCGGCCCTTCGCATATTCTGAAGCCGCAGCATCCGAAATATTCGAAGAACACCTACGACCAGTTCAAGAACGCCTTCCCGCCGGACTATATGAATATGCCGGTGATGGGCGCATGGGTGCCGGTCGAATACCGGCCGGACGACATCATCGTCCTGCGGCGCAACCCCTACTATTGGAAGGTCGACGAAAAGGGCAACCAACTGCCCTATCTCAACGAGCTGCAATACAAGCTGTCGACCTGGGCCGACCGCGACGTCCAGGCGGTGGCAGGCTCCGGCGACTTCTCCAACCTTGAGCAGCCCGAGAATTTCGTCGCCTCGCTGAAGCGCGCCGCCGAGAAGAACGCGCCGGCCCGGCTTGCCTTCGGCCCGCGCCTCATCGGCTACAATCTGCGCATGAATTTCTCCGCCAATGGCTGGGGCAACCCGGACGAGCGCGGTCAGGCGGTGCGCGAATTGAACCGCAACGAGGACTTCCGCAAGGCGGTGACCATGGCGCTCGACCGCAAGGCGCTGGGCGACTCGCTGGTCAAGGGTCCGTTCACCGCCATCTATCCGGGCGGCTTCTCGTCGGGCACCAGCTTCTATGACCGCAAGTCGACGGTCTACTATCCGTTCGATCTCAAGGGCGCCAAGGCCGAGCTTGCCAAGGCCGGGCTCAAGGACACCGACGGCGACGGCATCGTGAACTTCCCGGCCGGCACTGCCGGGGGCAAGAATGTCGAGATCGTGATGCTGGTCAACAACGACTACACCACCGACAAGAGCCTTGCCGAAGGCGTTGTCGCGCAGATGGAAAAGCTCGGGCTGAGGGTCGTCCTCAACGGGGTCAACGGAACGCAGCGCGACGCCATCCAGTATTCCGGCCGTTTCGACTGGCTGATCCGGCGCAACGAGACCGAGCTGACCTCAGTGGTGCAAAACACCGAACAACTTGCTCCCGTCGGCCCGAAGACCAGCTGGAATCACCGCGCGCCGGAAAGCGGCGAGGTCGACCTGATGCCTTTCGAGAAGGACCTCGTCGACATCGTCAACAAGTTCGTGACGACGCAGGACGATGACCAGCGTGCCGACCTGATGCGAAAGTTCCAGAAGATATCGACCGAGCATGTCTACAATGTCGGGCTGACCGAGTATCCGGGCGCGCTTATCATCAACAAGCGCTTCTCCAACATCCCGCAAGGCACACCGATCTACATGTTCAACTGGGCCGAGGATTCGATCGTCCGCGAACGTGTCTTCGTCGCCGCCGACAAGCAGGCGAAGCACGAATTGTATCCGGAGGAGCTTCCCGGCAAACCGGGTGACAAGGGTCCGATGTAA
- a CDS encoding ABC transporter permease — translation MLARDPSPPPLPAESVPVAEAAHGNESYIALVWRRLKRSWTGMAGLCLVALLLVMAVFAEFLAPMDPKATDVAFAPPQLPAFHDKDGNFVARPRVYALADSADLDPVTFQPIVGPDYDHPRLLGFFVEGAPYKLLGLIPANRHFFASMDGQPVHFLGTDKFGRDVLSRAIYGSRVSLMIALTVVFIVTVIGTSVGMISGYFGGRFDVWVQRFVELVLAFPQLPLYLALTTLIPVTAPTNVFLAFVIIVMSALGWAQMSREVRGKTLALARIDYVRAAMAVGATDRRIIMQHIFPNVMSHVIVAVTLAIPTVVLLESFLGFLGFAVKPPLISWGLMLQDTATYSVIGTYPWILSPVGFVLITVFAFNALGDGLRDAVDPY, via the coding sequence ATGCTGGCCCGCGATCCCTCACCCCCGCCGCTGCCGGCCGAAAGCGTCCCGGTGGCCGAAGCCGCGCATGGCAATGAGAGCTACATCGCGCTTGTCTGGCGCCGGCTGAAGCGTTCCTGGACCGGCATGGCCGGGCTTTGCCTGGTCGCGCTCTTGCTTGTCATGGCGGTGTTCGCCGAATTCCTGGCGCCGATGGACCCCAAGGCGACCGACGTCGCCTTCGCGCCACCGCAACTGCCCGCTTTCCACGACAAGGACGGCAATTTCGTCGCGCGGCCGCGGGTCTATGCGCTGGCCGATTCGGCCGATCTCGATCCGGTTACCTTCCAGCCGATCGTCGGCCCCGACTACGACCATCCAAGGCTGCTCGGATTCTTCGTCGAAGGCGCGCCCTACAAGCTTCTCGGCCTCATTCCGGCGAACCGGCATTTCTTCGCCTCGATGGACGGCCAGCCGGTGCACTTCCTCGGCACCGACAAATTCGGCCGCGACGTGCTGTCGCGTGCCATCTACGGCTCGCGCGTCTCGCTGATGATCGCGCTGACGGTGGTCTTCATCGTCACGGTGATCGGCACCAGCGTCGGCATGATCTCGGGCTATTTCGGCGGCCGGTTCGACGTCTGGGTGCAGCGCTTCGTCGAGCTTGTGCTCGCTTTCCCGCAATTGCCGCTTTATCTGGCGTTGACGACGCTGATCCCGGTCACCGCGCCGACCAATGTCTTCCTCGCCTTCGTCATCATCGTCATGTCGGCGCTGGGCTGGGCGCAGATGTCGCGCGAGGTGCGTGGCAAGACGCTGGCGCTGGCGCGGATCGACTATGTGCGCGCCGCCATGGCGGTCGGCGCCACCGACCGGCGCATCATCATGCAGCACATCTTCCCCAATGTGATGAGTCACGTGATCGTCGCGGTGACGCTGGCGATCCCGACGGTGGTGCTGCTTGAATCCTTCCTCGGCTTCCTCGGCTTCGCGGTGAAGCCGCCGCTGATCTCCTGGGGCCTGATGCTGCAGGACACCGCGACATATTCGGTCATCGGCACCTATCCCTGGATCCTGTCGCCGGTCGGCTTCGTGCTGATCACCGTCTTTGCCTTCAACGCGCTGGGCGATGGCCTGCGCGATGCCGTCGATCCCTATTGA
- a CDS encoding AraC family transcriptional regulator, whose amino-acid sequence MAGLCAYSPTGPEKDYAFEGNFVLRDLIANGKLMRTISLPRGRQRLHAMPTSTGYEVREDETYDWDGRKRGQTPFTVLQHTISGNGQLRYESRNYRLQANDTLLVLVPHNHRYWLAKGDRWEYFWISMNGEEALRIHKSILSVSGPVFRLQPATIDHLADCSLRLIKGAASPGAASAIAYEAAMALYDDIFGSHAFAEKQSAMQPVIDHINANLDKPLPVAELVEISGLSRAHFSRCFAESEGLPPAEFVFQQRLQRAAKLLTKADFLPVKEVAVLCGFEDANYFSKVFRRCYGTTPTQFRTTGMYASLGNHR is encoded by the coding sequence ATGGCCGGATTATGCGCTTATTCGCCGACGGGGCCAGAGAAGGATTATGCTTTCGAGGGTAATTTTGTGCTGCGGGACCTGATCGCGAACGGAAAGCTGATGCGGACGATCTCGCTGCCGCGCGGCCGCCAGCGCCTGCACGCCATGCCGACCAGCACGGGTTACGAGGTGCGCGAGGACGAGACCTACGACTGGGACGGGCGAAAGCGCGGCCAGACGCCCTTCACCGTGCTTCAGCACACGATCAGCGGCAACGGGCAATTGCGCTACGAGAGCCGCAACTATCGCCTGCAGGCAAACGACACGCTGCTGGTGCTCGTGCCGCACAACCATCGCTACTGGTTGGCCAAGGGTGACCGCTGGGAATATTTCTGGATCTCGATGAACGGCGAGGAGGCGCTGCGCATTCATAAATCGATTTTGAGCGTCTCCGGCCCCGTGTTCCGGCTGCAGCCGGCGACCATCGATCACCTTGCCGATTGCAGCCTGCGGCTGATCAAGGGCGCCGCTTCGCCAGGCGCGGCCTCCGCGATCGCCTATGAAGCGGCGATGGCGCTCTATGACGATATCTTCGGCTCCCATGCCTTTGCTGAAAAACAAAGCGCCATGCAGCCTGTCATCGATCACATCAACGCCAATCTCGACAAGCCGCTGCCGGTGGCGGAGCTGGTCGAAATCAGCGGCCTCAGCCGCGCCCACTTCTCGCGCTGCTTCGCCGAGAGCGAAGGATTGCCGCCGGCCGAATTCGTATTTCAGCAACGGCTGCAGCGCGCAGCCAAGCTGCTGACCAAAGCCGATTTCCTGCCGGTCAAGGAGGTCGCGGTGCTGTGCGGCTTCGAGGACGCGAACTACTTCTCCAAGGTGTTTCGCCGCTGCTACGGCACCACCCCGACGCAGTTCCGCACCACCGGCATGTATGCCAGCCTGGGCAACCATCGCTGA
- a CDS encoding ABC transporter permease: MLRFLLMRIASALPVLAILSLVTFAIIQAPPGDYADYIRSQLINQGGASYAEAEAQAQAYRVEHGLDKPLPVQYLNWIGGIVTRGDFGYSLYYNKPVADVVGERLPRTLLLALVCHLLASVLGITFGIWAATRQYSWIDSTLSAISFLGMTVPRFLMALIIVYLLVFQFNVSEIGSFFSPQYGGAPWSWAKFVDLVKHVWPVVAIATFGGLAYNMRVMRGNLLDTLNAQYVETAKAKGLTGGAVVMRHAVPNALHPLVMYQGVVLPYMLTGEIETAIIFALPTVGPAIVGSMAVGDVYVTATFMMVLSATLIVGNIIADMLLVLLDPRIRQFGER, encoded by the coding sequence ATGCTGCGATTCCTGCTTATGCGCATAGCGTCGGCGCTTCCCGTCCTCGCCATTTTGAGCCTCGTCACCTTCGCCATCATCCAGGCGCCACCCGGCGACTATGCCGATTACATCCGCTCGCAGTTGATCAACCAGGGCGGCGCTTCCTACGCCGAGGCTGAAGCGCAGGCCCAGGCCTACCGGGTCGAGCATGGCCTCGATAAGCCGCTGCCCGTCCAGTACCTCAACTGGATCGGCGGCATCGTCACGCGCGGCGATTTCGGCTATAGCCTCTATTACAACAAGCCGGTGGCCGATGTGGTGGGCGAGCGCCTGCCGCGCACGTTGCTTTTAGCGCTGGTTTGCCATCTGCTCGCCTCGGTGCTCGGCATCACCTTCGGCATATGGGCGGCGACAAGACAGTATAGCTGGATCGACTCCACGCTTTCGGCCATCTCCTTCCTCGGCATGACGGTGCCGCGCTTTCTGATGGCGCTGATCATCGTCTATCTGCTGGTCTTCCAGTTCAACGTGTCTGAAATCGGCAGTTTCTTCTCGCCGCAATATGGCGGCGCGCCGTGGTCGTGGGCGAAGTTCGTCGACCTGGTCAAACATGTCTGGCCGGTGGTAGCGATCGCGACCTTCGGCGGGCTCGCCTACAACATGCGGGTCATGCGCGGCAATCTGCTCGATACGCTCAACGCGCAATATGTCGAGACGGCCAAGGCCAAGGGTTTGACCGGCGGCGCCGTCGTCATGCGCCACGCCGTGCCCAACGCGCTGCATCCGCTGGTGATGTATCAGGGCGTGGTGCTGCCCTACATGCTGACCGGCGAGATCGAGACGGCGATCATCTTCGCGCTGCCCACCGTCGGGCCGGCGATCGTCGGCTCGATGGCGGTCGGCGACGTCTATGTGACGGCAACTTTCATGATGGTGCTGTCGGCAACGCTGATCGTCGGCAACATCATCGCCGACATGCTGCTCGTCCTGCTCGACCCGCGCATCCGCCAGTTCGGGGAGCGCTAG
- a CDS encoding sugar ABC transporter substrate-binding protein, whose protein sequence is MTRFASKSAGAIAFALSLLGSTAAFAGAVTDATVAFLMPDQASTRYEQHDYPGFVAEMKKLCPGCKVLYQNADADAARQQQQFNSVISQGAKAIVLDPVDSTAAASLVKLAQSQGIKVIAYDRPVPSTPADFYVSFNNEGIGKAIADSLVEHLKALKVDPAKGGVLQINGSPTDAAAGLIKKGIHEGLDNSGYKILAEFDTPEWAPPKAQQWASGQITRFSGQILGVVAANDGTGGGAIAAFKAAGVDPVPPVTGNDATIAALQLIIAGDQYNTISKPSEIVAAAAANVAVKLLSGETPKAEMTLYDTPSQLFTPAVVTQENLKAEIIDKKINTAEELCVDRYAEGCKKLGIIK, encoded by the coding sequence ATGACCAGATTTGCATCGAAATCGGCTGGCGCGATTGCGTTCGCACTCTCTCTCCTCGGCAGCACCGCAGCCTTTGCCGGGGCGGTTACTGACGCCACCGTCGCCTTCCTGATGCCCGATCAGGCGTCGACCCGCTACGAGCAGCACGATTATCCGGGCTTCGTCGCCGAAATGAAGAAGCTGTGCCCCGGCTGCAAGGTGCTCTACCAGAACGCCGACGCCGATGCCGCGCGCCAGCAGCAGCAGTTCAACTCCGTCATCTCGCAGGGCGCCAAGGCGATCGTGCTCGATCCGGTGGACTCCACCGCCGCCGCTTCGCTGGTCAAGCTGGCACAAAGTCAGGGCATCAAGGTGATAGCCTACGATCGGCCGGTTCCGAGCACACCCGCCGATTTCTACGTCTCCTTCAACAACGAAGGCATCGGCAAGGCCATCGCCGACTCCCTTGTCGAGCATTTGAAGGCGCTGAAGGTCGATCCCGCCAAGGGCGGCGTGCTGCAGATCAATGGCTCGCCGACCGACGCCGCCGCCGGCCTGATCAAGAAGGGCATTCACGAAGGGCTCGACAACAGCGGCTACAAGATCCTGGCCGAGTTCGACACGCCGGAATGGGCGCCGCCGAAGGCGCAGCAATGGGCAAGCGGCCAGATCACTCGCTTCAGTGGCCAGATCCTCGGTGTCGTTGCCGCCAATGACGGCACCGGCGGCGGCGCGATCGCCGCGTTCAAAGCGGCCGGCGTCGATCCGGTGCCGCCGGTCACCGGCAATGACGCAACGATCGCCGCACTGCAGCTGATCATCGCCGGAGACCAGTACAACACCATCTCGAAGCCGAGCGAGATCGTCGCCGCGGCCGCCGCCAACGTCGCTGTCAAGCTGCTCTCCGGCGAGACGCCGAAGGCCGAGATGACGCTCTACGACACGCCCTCGCAGCTGTTCACGCCGGCAGTGGTGACGCAGGAGAACCTCAAGGCCGAGATCATCGACAAGAAGATCAACACGGCCGAGGAACTCTGCGTCGACCGTTATGCCGAAGGCTGCAAGAAGCTCGGCATCATCAAGTGA